The Mangrovibacillus cuniculi sequence ACCTATTTCTATGGAAGTTGCACAAAATAAATTAGGAATATCTAAGTCTGTTTCTGGATTCGTTCAGCCATTAGGCGCAACGATTAACATGGATGGAACAGCTATTATGCAAGGGGTCGCAACGTTATTTATCGCTCAAGCATATGGTGCTGATTTAACTACAGGTGAATTACTCACAGTTGTTTTAACAGCTGTACTTGCAAGTATAGGTACTGCAGGTGTGCCTGGCGTAGGATTAATCATGCTAGCCATGGTATTATCAAGTGTTGATTTACCAGTGGAAGGTATCGGATTAATCTTAGGGATTGATCGATTACTAGATATGGCACGAACAGCAGTTAACATTTCTGGTGACGCTGCATGTGCTTTATGGATTAATGAAAGTGAAAAGCGAAAAACAATTAAAGAACAACGCGGGGAAGCGTAACTTATACTTAAAGAGGCTGTGTGGAGTGGAACATTCTGCATAGCCTCTTGCTTGTCTATGTGTAGGGGAGTATACTCAAGATAAAGATGAATGAAAGGGGTTACCTCCCATGAATTTAGGATTTGGAGAAGTGGCCATAATTTTAATTGTAGCATTGTTATTGTTTGGACCATCCAAATTGCCGCAGTTAGGTAAAGCGGCAGGACAAACATTACACGAATTCAAACGTGGTATGAAGGGTGTAATGGAAGAGGAAGAGTCAGCAAAAGAGAAGAAGAACTCCTCTAATTGATTTTGCTACTTATATAGGTTGAGTGGAAGCGCGAGGTCTGGTTGTTGGACTTGGTGCTTTTTTGTTGTGGATTTTTTGAGTGATTATTCCATGGTCTGATGAATTACTAATAGTATGTGCTTAAGGAAGGGGTGGATTGAGTAGAGCGCACAAAAAAAGCACACGCAAAAATCAACGTGTACTCATCGTTTATCTTCTAACTACTACTTAATCTCTTGATACTTGGCCAAAGCTCGTTCTCTAGCAGCTTTATGGTCTACCATTGGACTCGGATAGTCTACCCCAAGTTTCACACCAGCATCTTTTAAAATGTGATCTGGTGCTGTCCAAGGTTCGTGGATATACTTTTCGGGTATACCCGCTAACTCAGGCACCCACTTCTTAATATACTCCCCTGATTTATCGAATTTTTTACTTTGGACAGTCGGGTTAAAGATTCGGAAGTATGGAGAAGCATCAGCTCCAGAGCCAGCTACCCATTGCCATCCCATCGTGTTATTTGCAATGTCAGCATCTACGAGTGTGTCCATAAACCATTCGGCACCAATTTGCCATGGTTGTAATAAGTGTTTGGTAAGAAAAGAAGCAACAATCATTCGTACTCGATTGTGCATATGTCCAGTTCTCCATAATTGCCTCATACCTGCATCAACAATTGGATACCCTGTCATTCCTTTTTTCCACTTTTCCAAAACTTGATTATCCGTTTCCCAAGCAAAATTCTCGAAATTTGGATTCAATGGTTGTTTGATTGTTTTTGGGAAGTGGTATAGAAGATGGTAAGCAAAATCTCTCCATATCAGCTGACGCATGAAGGGTTCTTCTCGACCATCCCCTTTTTTTGTAATATAAGAAGCGACACTTTTTGCAGAAAGCATACCTGTCGCTAGGTAAGGACTTATGGTAGATGTTTTATCAACTGCGGGAAAATCTCGTAACTGGTTGTATCGTCCCAAATCATACTCTGTAAACTTC is a genomic window containing:
- a CDS encoding twin-arginine translocase TatA/TatE family subunit — its product is MNLGFGEVAIILIVALLLFGPSKLPQLGKAAGQTLHEFKRGMKGVMEEEESAKEKKNSSN
- a CDS encoding cryptochrome/photolyase family protein translates to MQTSLLLLRDTFRLHDHPGLYHAVQSGEVIPLVVIDNDSNFSFPISGAKAWWLHHAILSFQQSLEKIGGKLWYRMGDTLEVVKSFVETKKIHQVVFHYQLHPEGWEKDLALADWLKSNNITYKIFDGTTIFSPWEVSKQDGTPYRVYSPYFRACMAQPLPKPLKAVKDITVPSAFPLPQGDISDLGLHPSIAWYKEMDKKWTISEAYAVKLVKKFTEYDLGRYNQLRDFPAVDKTSTISPYLATGMLSAKSVASYITKKGDGREEPFMRQLIWRDFAYHLLYHFPKTIKQPLNPNFENFAWETDNQVLEKWKKGMTGYPIVDAGMRQLWRTGHMHNRVRMIVASFLTKHLLQPWQIGAEWFMDTLVDADIANNTMGWQWVAGSGADASPYFRIFNPTVQSKKFDKSGEYIKKWVPELAGIPEKYIHEPWTAPDHILKDAGVKLGVDYPSPMVDHKAARERALAKYQEIK